The Amblyomma americanum isolate KBUSLIRL-KWMA chromosome 3, ASM5285725v1, whole genome shotgun sequence genome window below encodes:
- the LOC144125906 gene encoding protein FAM43A, translated as MSSSWPPMFNKFWNKKSVTITEYDPTYKVVYLGNVLTPWAKGEGCVDKPLATLWKNYCTNVKQDIHMKLTVCNSGLKAVTKEHGLTEYWASRITHCTSVPTHPKIFCWIYRHEGRKMKQELRCHAVLCSKEEVARQMTTQLNHKLAAALQEFKREKLSRQKARLSLGSIYEQPAMPRRKQLLSTGSSNFRAPLERSRSAPKLTSIEEDEEDEDFGDEDEEFITTGSEHESTSDVVTDADLDSLSDHFMLGVGVRETDSVDSDSVEDMPNPQLRRRPLNSIDETVDEESDNVSDESGYSEEKI; from the coding sequence ATGTCTTCGTCGTGGCCTCCCATGTTCAACAAGTTCTGGAACAAAAAGTCCGTCACTATCACCGAGTACGACCCGACGTACAAGGTGGTCTACCTGGGCAATGTGCTCACCCCTTGGGCCAAAGGAGAGGGCTGCGTGGACAAGCCTCTGGCCACCCTCTGGAAGAACTACTGCACCAACGTCAAGCAGGACATCCACATGAAGCTGACCGTGTGCAACTCGGGCCTCAAAGCAGTCACCAAAGAGCACGGCCTCACGGAGTACTGGGCCAGCCGCATTACTCACTGCACCTCGGTGCCCACCCACCCGAAGATCTTCTGCTGGATCTACAGGCACGAAGGGCGCAAAATGAAGCAGGAGTTGCGCTGCCACGCCGTCCTGTGTTCGAAGGAGGAGGTGGCCCGCCAGATGACCACGCAGCTCAACCACAAGCTGGCCGCAGCGCTCCAGGAATTCAAGCGCGAGAAGCTGAGCCGGCAGAAGGCGAGGCTTTCGCTGGGCAGCATCTACGAGCAGCCCGCGATGCCCCGCAGGAAGCAGCTCCTGAGCACCGGGTCGAGCAACTTCAGGGCGCCGCTCGAGAGGTCACGGAGCGCGCCTAAGCTCACGTCCATCGAGGAAGACGAAGAGGACGAGGACTTTGGCGACGAAGACGAGGAATTCATCACCACCGGCTCGGAGCACGAATCCACCTCGGATGTGGTGACGGACGCCGACTTGGACTCGTTGTCGGATCACTTCATGCTGGGTGTTGGTGTTCGTGAGACAGACTCTGTGGACTCGGACTCTGTGGAAGACATGCCCAACCCTCAACTGCGCAGGCGACCTTTGAACTCTATCGATGAGACCGTGGACGAGGAATCGGATAACGTGTCGGACGAGTCGGGATACTCGGAAGAGAAGATTTGA